A single Lolium perenne isolate Kyuss_39 chromosome 6, Kyuss_2.0, whole genome shotgun sequence DNA region contains:
- the LOC127306226 gene encoding plasmodesmata-located protein 6, protein MAARITATFLPILSLLLLLADTGAAEDDKAFVYAGCSQGRYDAGTQYESGVDSVLTSLANSAPYAPYANITSPSAAAPVAGLYQCRSDLPAAVCNGCVRSAISRLSSLCSWSTGGAVQLHDCFVRYGNDSFVGKPNTAVLFKKCGGSPGDAGGVAMRDSALGALAAAAAPAGGGYRAGGSGGVQAMSQCVGDLDAKACSDCVSAAASQLKAGCGSATTGEVYLGKCYARFWSNGGGFASSNAVHGERLFLAVAGGFFASVVYFSLVLA, encoded by the coding sequence ATGGCTGCGCGCATCACGGCAACGTTCCTCCCCATCCTCTCTCTGCTCCTGCTACTCGCGGACACCGGCGCCGCTGAGGACGACAAGGCGTTCGTGTACGCCGGCTGCTCGCAGGGGCGGTACGACGCCGGGACGCAGTACGAGTCCGGCGTGGACTCCGTGCTCACCTCGCTCGCCAACAGCGCGCCCTACGCCCCCTACGCCAACATCACCTCCCCCTCGGCAGCAGCCCCAGTGGCCGGCCTCTACCAGTGCCGCTCCGACCTCCCCGCCGCCGTCTGCAACGGGTGCGTCCGCTCCGCCATCTCCAGGCTCTCCTCCCTCTGCTCCTGGTCCACCGGCGGCGCCGTGCAGCTACACGACTGCTTCGTGCGCTACGGGAACGACTCCTTCGTCGGGAAGCCGAACACGGCCGTGCTCTTCAAGAAGTGCGGCGGCTCGCCTGGGGACGCCGGCGGTGTGGCTATGAGGGACTCGGCGCTCGGCGCGCTGGCTGCCGCCGCGGCGCCCGCCGGGGGAGGGTACCGAGCGGGCGGATCCGGGGGCGTGCAGGCCATGTCGCAGTGCGTGGGGGACCTCGACGCCAAGGCATGCTCCGACTGCGTCTCGGCCGCGGCCAGCCAGCTCAAGGCCGGGTGCGGCTCCGCCACCACCGGCGAGGTGTACCTCGGCAAGTGCTACGCTCGGTTCTGGTCTAACGGTGGCGGCTTtgccagcagcaacgccgtgcacGGTGAGCGGCTGTTTCTTGCCGTCGCCGGCGGTTTCTTCGCTTCGGTGGTCTACTTCTCGCTGGTGCTAGCGTAG